In Drosophila santomea strain STO CAGO 1482 chromosome 3L, Prin_Dsan_1.1, whole genome shotgun sequence, a single window of DNA contains:
- the LOC120448391 gene encoding uncharacterized protein LOC120448391 isoform X2 has protein sequence MNANKRRSSLRKAPTKEDETTTTSAIKQQIKRRISFSGKKSVREFVNTKETNNWDDSYEVSENHAEDSSGSKCLIGSTSVAKVPEAADKENIPLRSVCERERVDLSVNLQNSVDFTLLSCEMMDKSRKTTSSAVSFCLSSEERKLLQISLSDRQLGDKTMDLMSGSLVNRIQIPPSVCEESSFKLPPKEREKGVHTPAVKAVSDSFMDITPLGFTDPTPSAPAHAAPAPVSAPAPVTTLYPPAQQSSMELEDDSIVREMREFTKNQTKTPAQKSLFIDIEETKNEKNGATGGVLLPLNVSNDRDRSPSNSFESLNSTMNFTRDESMLIPFDMISGKNISKKLNFRQLNEDLEAGKIQIFPNGPKTPTTDRKDKKNRFWRGLEEEAPDDRSPKKDIRSIMPRGALNFSENMTLSPTKTSPVRKDNEQLKVVDEKQKYRLSQADEMMLDNTNFLAHARLGDETQSRNTSKNSTRRETTYENPELNLEYPTLSQDFQPIPSSKPRKTDFVAEVMQMSQIDYPAIPELKTVPTRRTVHLNESMDHEATKSTYVRKEISVTTQETIYEKSTTNEQNTNQKHTGWAFTKTKRRETLLMQESMEEDIISPLKDLHIKHNAAPRETRQSEVDHTLYLAEALEETLNQSKMLPIKNVSPRNNDIKARKTLLLEEPMEEEMSSKIVHNSKRKTLHLAEPLDEEEVISDKHLSFKDFAHQKNKSKGRQTVLLEEPMEEELFRNQKNPPEFDLKRNKTGPLEYSQLNQGKSFTSKNKSKARQTLLVEEPMEEDSECNSKDPQTYNNSKPGEDDINKITKSRQTIRMSEPLEEDMCLPMLKNKSIVSQKAIDESSKKQRPKSRHTQLFSESIEEERIQEDLPAGRETGSARQQRFKPRQTLIMADPIEEDVGEPGVKSLVNMVHSNTTNSSTSKARHTLLMSEPIEHELTNEPFNDEKIKKNLSAGRETGSARQQRFKPRQTLIMAEPIEEDVGEPGVKSLVNMVHSNTTNSSTSKARHTLLMSEPIEHELTNEPFNDEKIKKNLSAGRETGSARQQRFKPRQTLIMAEPIEEDVGEPGVNSLANVVHSNTTGSSTSKARHTLLMSEPIEEVLTNDPLNEEKRKNISTNRTLIPRRTILMAEPIEEESNTSIADKISQSHYKSNRTGFKKESFDEMVFENPRQPTKPRQTLLMAEPIEEDVFNQSKDQPKPHTVPKGKITREHSRRHTLINAEPIEEDLDVRKPLENSKELSVTARIIQSFAEPIENAIFSITDQIAKHQFSESAQTLSKAERLKKDSEPANHLHQKPRNTLISHDSIQEDLRAEDESSSVGPLRSRCRQTLTLAEPIEEDMSIHSMTKQNNTNESQLETINVPKFGGLRNTGAKTRQTFHIPVPIEEDYIPHPQHNESKTVVKGRTTLLLSESIADVSAQHTGNSEMKSMGSKVSAEPITEDLVSKGPQLSQAVEVTLPRESLVSVAPSSRRRTVLLSEPMEEDEGSFGDSYPPIERQVSKKSEKPEVNINSPNESVQKEEMGTSPSARTHQSMAMSESMDFQSPAFRSRGPDFNAMTPGMSLTEFMDQEEICKTPIHKRVLMTSHRKKLSMYQPVPIDLEGDGTPKNPCQLKRLPTHLTPNLPESKKRHTHLFTNSNIDTEMEDDQDGAWGTTNIQMNSRANKSRRTFTVEQLDASVQPVRDYNPVVTELDRQGGLDLLVLPRKSAYDLDLEEKPITISDVHNYFQEQKEEQRKSSDRESGSSNDRTFKSYAATNSKFINLTGNTTIFAAAGVLGGDDKEQPHQIDNEQLSLVSTLAEETDDDDEEDEEQEQDKLHLKSEICEGQLNAMVKAGSEGSCRKCANCNQTLSETRFSSDSFILPPQKLWDFSKQQQRLRNIRQKPSWKDVNSYWEIEEEARLSRNQDSDDSMEQTRVEEEPTKWNKAALLEMCKIQTGQHKAKAKPPESFFTRLKRLLVEQQPNWIFDYQRKVSQQLIFYHRQLTTFRIVVNYRIEDLVDESTISVCSIELDNEVPTPKEQWSTREHFLNFHLSLRLPLNPADEIDGSDEGAFLKFLNGIDRRIADVKQKFHNVLALLAQKRAMLVREANRTIVRKIVRKCIEQEPVVRLEKISFLIEIGNIEDTSFTDILRPELHLFNENIQYLPKGIPFLEAFLTDPEQYLRK, from the exons ATGAACGCAAACAAACGGAGAAGTTCG TTGCGCAAGGCGCCGACCAAAGAAGATGAGACGACCACAACATCCGCGATCAAACAACAAATCAAGCGACGCATCAGTTTCAGTGGCAAGAAATCCGTCAG GGAATTTGTCAACACCAAGGAGACCAACAACTGGGACGACTCATACGAGGTGTCGGAAAACCATGCTGAGGACAGCTCGGGATCGAAATGCTTAATAGGATCAACTTCAGTTGCAAAGGTTCCCGAAGCTGCCGACAAGGAGAACATTCCCTTGCGCAGCGTTTGTGAGCGGGAGCGTGTCGACCTGTCCGTGAATCTTCAGAACAGCGTTGATTTCACGCTGTTGTCTTGCGAAATGATGGACAAATCCAGGAAGACCACCTCCTCCGCTGTGTCCTTTTGCTTGTCCTCCGAGGAGCGAAAACTGTTGCAAATCAGTCTCAGCGACCGGCAGTTGGGGGACAAGACCATGGATCTGATGTCCGGATCTCTCGTAAACCGCATTCAAATCCCGCCAAGCGTTTGTGAGGAATCCTCCTTCAAATTGCCAccaaaagagagagaaaaggGGGTACACACGCCAGCGGTCAAGGCTGTGAGTGACTCCTTCATGGACATCACGCCATTGGGATTTACTGATCCTactccttctgctcctgctcatGCTGCTCCCGCTCCGGTTTCCGCTCCAGCTCCTGTTACAACTCTGTATCCTCCAGCTCAGCAAAGTTCAATGGAGCTGGAAGACGACAGCATTGTGAGGGAGATGCGCGAGTTTACCAAAAACCAGACAAAAACACCGGCGCAGAAATCGCTTTTCATAGATATAGAGGAAACCAAGAATGAAAAAAATGGAGCAACTGGAGGTGTATTACTCCCATTGAATG TTTCCAATGACCGAGATCGTTCGCCATCAAACTCATTCGAGAGCCTCAACAGCACCATGAACTTTACGAGAGATGAGTCCATGCTGATACCATTCGACATGATTTCGGGGAAAAACATAAGCAAAAAACTCAATTTCCGTCAACTCAACGAAGACCTAGAGGCGGGTAAGATCCAGATATTTCCAAATGGGCCAAAAACGCCGACAACGGATCGCAAGGACAAGAAAAATAGATTTTGGCGTGGCCTGGAAGAGGAAGCACCAGACGATAGAAGTCCAAAGAAGGATATAAGGAGCATAATGCCACGAGGAGCGTTAAATTTCAGTGAGAACATGACCTTGTCGCCGACGAAAACAAGTCCAGTTCGAAAGGACAACGAGCAACTGAAGGTGGTGGATGAGAAGCAAAAGTATCGACTGTCCCAGGCGGATGAGATGATGCTTGACAATACCAACTTCTTGGCTCATGCCAGATTGGGCGACGAAACCCAGTCGAGAAATACGTCGAAGAACTCGACGAGGAGGGAGACCACTTACGAAAACCCGGAGTTGAATTTGGAATATCCTACGCTAAGTCAGGACTTTCAACCGATTCCGAGTTCCAAGCCTCGTAAAACTGATTTTGTGGCTGAAGTAATGCAGATGAGTCAGATAGATTATCCTGCTATTCCTGAATTGAAAACTGTTCCCACACGACGCACCGTGCATCTAAATGAATCCATGGATCATGAAGCTACGAAGTCTACGTACGTGAGGAAGGAGATTTCGGTTACCACGCAGGAGACTATCTACGAAAAATCCACAACCAACGAGCAGAACACCAACCAAAAACACACCGGTTGGGCCTTCACTAAAACCAAACGCAGGGAGACGCTTTTGATGCAGGAAAGCATGGAGGAGGACATCATTAGTCCTCTCAAGGATTTACATATAAAGCACAACGCGGCTCCCCGAGAAACACGTCAATCCGAAGTGGACCATACACTTTATTTAGCAGAAGCACTGGAAGAAACGTTAAACCAAAGTAAAATGTTAcctattaaaaatgtttcccCTAGAAATAACGACATCAAAGCGAGGAAAACCCTGCTATTAGAGGAACCCATGGAAGAGGAAATGAGTAGTAAAATTGTTCACAATTCCAAAAGAAAGACTTTGCACTTAGCGGAACCTCTGGATGAGGAGGAAGTCATTTCAGACAAGCACTTATCATTCAAAGATTTCGCGCATcaaaaaaacaaatccaaGGGTCGGCAAACTGTTTTGTTAGAAGAGCCCATGGAAGAGGAACTATTTCGAAATCAGAAAAATCCACCAgaatttgatttgaaaagAAACAAGACAGGACCTCTGGAATACAGTCAACTAAACCAAGGCAAAAGTTTCACTTCGAAAAACAAATCCAAAGCTAGACAAACTCTCCTGGTCGAAGAACCAATGGAGGAGGACTCCGAATGTAACAGTAAAGATCCACAAACTTATAATAATAGCAAACCTGGAGAGGACGACATAAATAAGATCACCAAGTCCAGACAAACTATTCGTATGTCAGAACCTTTGGAGGAGGATATGTGTCTTCCAATGCTAAAGAATAAGTCAATAGTGTCCCAAAAAGCAATAGATGAATCATCTAAGAAGCAGCGACCAAAATCGAGGCATACTCAATTATTCTCTGAGTCCATTGAAGAAGAACGTATTCAGGAGGACCTGCCAGCTGGAAGGGAGACTGGATCAGCTAGACAACAAAGATTCAAGCCAAGGCAAACGCTCATCATGGCAGATCCCATTGAAGAAGATGTTGGAGAGCCGGGAGTTAAGTCACTTGTGAATATGGTGCATAGTAACACCACAAATTCGTCGACTTCCAAAGCAAGACACACTCTTCTGATGTCCGAACCAATTGAACATGAACTAACTAACGAACCATTCAACGATGAGAAAATCAAGAAGAACCTGTCAGCTGGAAGGGAGACTGGATCAGCTAGACAACAAAGATTCAAGCCAAGGCAAACGCTTATCATGGCAGAACCCATTGAAGAAGATGTTGGAGAGCCGGGAGTTAAGTCACTTGTGAATATGGTGCATAGTAACACCACAAATTCGTCGACTTCCAAAGCAAGACACACTCTTCTGATGTCCGAACCAATTGAACATGAACTAACTAACGAACCATTCAACGATGAGAAAATCAAGAAGAACCTGTCAGCTGGAAGGGAGACTGGATCAGCTAGACAACAAAGATTCAAGCCAAGGCAAACGCTTATCATGGCAGAACCCATTGAAGAAGATGTTGGAGAGCCGGGAGTTAATTCACTTGCGAATGTGGTGCATAGCAACACCACAGGTTCTTCGACTTCCAAAGCAAGACACACTCTTCTGATGTCCGAACCAATTGAAGAAGTACTAACTAACGACCCGCTCAACGAAGAGAAGAGAAAGAATATCAGCACCAATAGGACCCTAATACCGAGGCGGACCATTCTGATGGCGGAACCGATAGAAGAAGAGAGTAATACGTCTATCGCTGACAAAATCAGTCAATCTCATTATAAATCTAACCGCACGGGATTTAAGAAAGAATCTTTTGACGAAATGGTATTCGAAAACCCTCGCCAGCCAACCAAACCGCGTCAAACTCTGCTGATGGCAGAGCCTATAGAGGAAGATGTGTTCAATCAGTCAAAGGATCAGCCGAAGCCACATACTGTTCCTAAAGGTAAGATCACTCGGGAGCACTCAAGACGCCACACGCTGATAAATGCTGAACCCATTGAAGAGGATTTGGACGTACGTAAACCGCTGGAAAATTCTAAGGAGTTATCTGTGACTGCCAGAATTATTCAATCATTCGCGGAACCCATTGAAAATGCTATTTTTTCTATTACTGATCAAATAGCTAAACATCAATTTTCCGAGTCGGCTCAAACTCTTTCTAAGGCAGAGCGTTTAAAAAAAGATTCGGAACCCGCAAACCACCTCCACCAGAAGCCGAGAAACACCCTTATCTCGCATGATTCTATTCAGGAGGATTTGAGAGCCGAAGACGAAAGCTCTTCAGTTGGACCTCTGAGATCTAGATGCAGACAGACTCTTACCCTGGCAGAGCCCATCGAAGAAGATATGAGTATCCATAGTATGACCAAGCAAAATAACACCAATGAATCACAATTGGAAACTATAAATGTACCAAAGTTTGGTGGATTGAGGAATACAGGTGCCAAAACAAGACAAACCTTTCATATACCGGTGCCCATTGAGGAGGATTATATTCCACACCCACAGCATAATGAATCTAAAACGGTGGTCAAGGGCAGAACTACGCTGCTTTTGTCCGAGTCCATAGCAGATGTATCCGCTCAACATACTGGAAATTCGGAAATGAAATCAATGGGTTCAAAGGTTTCAGCGGAGCCCATCACGGAGGATTTGGTCTCCAAAGGGCCACAGCTGTCACAAGCCGTGGAGGTGACTTTACCCAGAGAGAGCCTGGTTTCCGTGGCTCCGTCATCCAGAAGACGTACAGTACTGTTATCAGAACCCATGGAAGAGGATGAGGGGAGTTTTGGTGATAGCTACCCCCCAATTGAACGACAAGTTTctaaaaaatcagaaaaaccAGAAGTAAATATTAATTCACCCAACGAGTCCGTTCAAAAGGAAGAGATGGGCACTTCTCCCAGTGCTAGGACCCATCAATCCATGGCTATGTCTGAATCAATGGACTTCCAAAGTCCGGCATTCAGGTCGAGGGGTCCGGACTTCAACGCAATGACGCCGGGAATGTCGTTGACTGAATTTATGGATCAGGAGGAGATATGCAAAACCCCGATTCACAAAAGAGTGCTCATGACTTCTCATCGCAAAAAATTGTCCATGTACCAACCAGTTCCGATAGATCTTGAGGGAGATGGCACTCCGAAAAATCCCTGTCAACTAAAGCGCCTACCCACGCATCTCACGCCAAATCTTCCAGAGTCCAAGAAGCGACACACacatttatttacgaataGCAACATTGATACAGAAATGGAGGACGATCAGGATGGTGCTTGGGGAACGACAAACATTCAGATGAATTCACGGGCAAATAAATCACGCAGGACCTTTACAGTGGAGCAGTTGGATGCGTCGGTGCAGCCAGTAAGGGACTATAATCCTGTTGTTACTGAATTGGACAGACAGGGCGGTCTTGATTTGCTGGTGCTGCCGCGAAAATCAGCGTATGACTTGGATCTAGAGGAGAAACCCATAACAATCTCCGATGTGCACAATTACTTCCAGGAGCAAAAGGAGGAGCAGCGCAAGTCTAGCGATAGGGAGAGCGGCAGCTCCAACGATAGAACCTTCAAGAGCTACGCCGCAACGAACTCAAAATTCATTAACCTGACCGGGAACACCACAATATTTGCAGCCGCAGGAGTTTTGGGTGGCGACGATAAGGAGCAGCCCCACCAGATAGACAACGAGCAGCTAAGTCTGGTTTCCACGCTGGCGGAGGAAACAgacgatgatgacgaggaggacgaggagcaaGAACAAGACAAGCTTCACTTAAAATCTGAAATCTGCGAAGGTCAGCTTAATGCAATGGTAAAAGCTGGCAGCGAAGGCTCCTGCAGAAAGTGCGCGAATTGCAATCAAACTTTAAGCGAAACGAGGTTTAGTAGCGATTCATTTATCCTGCCACCCCAGAAATTGTGGGACTTTtcaaagcaacagcaacggctGCGCAATATAAGACAGAAGCCGTCTTGGAAGGATGTGAACAGTTACTGGGAGATCGAGGAGGAGGCTCGGCTGTCCAGGAACCAGGACTCTGACGATTCAATGGAGCAGACCAGGGTGGAGGAGGAGCCAACCAAGTGGAACAAAGCGGCGCTTCTAGAAATGTGCAAGAT ACAAACTGGACAACATAAGGCCAAAGCCAAACCCCCGGAATCTTTCTTTACACGGCTCAAACGCTTGCTGGTCGAACAGCAGCCCAACTGGATATTCGACTACCAACGTAAAGTGTCCCAGCAATTGATATTTTACCACCGCCAGCTGACCACGTTCCGAATCGTGGTAAACTACCGAATTGAAGACTTGGTGGATGAGTCGACCATTAGCGTGTGTTCCATTGAATTAGACAATGAGGTGCCCACTCCAAAGGAACAATGGTCAACGCGTGAACACTTTTTAAACTTCCACTTAAGTCTCAGGCTGCCCCTGAATCCTGCAGACGAGATCGATGGCAGTGATGAGGGagcttttttaaaatttctcaACGGCATTGATCGGAGAATTGCAGATGTCAAGCAAAAGTTTCACAACGTTTTAGCCCTTCTAGCACAGAAAAGGGCGATGCTTGTAAG AGAAGCAAATCGAACTATTGTCAGAAAGATAGTACGAAAATGCATCGAGCAGGAACCCGTTGTGCGTCTCGAGAAGATCAGTTTCCTTATCGAAATTGGCAATATTGAAGACACTTCCTTCACGGACATCCTACGCCCTGAACTGCATCTCTTCAATGAAAACATTCAGTATCTGCCCAAGGGAATTCCCTTTCTGGAGGCCTTTCTTACCGATCCCGAGCAGTACCTTAGGAAATAA